GAAATTATTCTGGTCTACAATATCTGCGTCTACAGTGAACTCTACCCCTTCATTAATAATGTCTGCATCCAAATTCCTCCAAATAAATTCTTGAGGAGCTGGCTGAGCACTAAATACCTGAAATAACAGATCATTAGTATTCTTTTTGTAATAATCAATTGATCCTCTTAGCCTATTATTAATAAATCCCCAATCTAAACCTACGTTGATTTGAGAGGTAGACTCCCATTTAAGGTCAGGGTTAGGGAAAGCAACTGTTGACCTGCTACTATTATTGATTGTTACACCGGTAGGAGAAACGTTAAGCCCTTCTCCACTGTAGCGCTGTCGGTTTGTATATAAGTTACTTGGAATCTCTTGATTACCCGTGATACCATATCCGGCTCTAAGTTTCAGATCACTAAACGCTTCAGGAACAAAAAGCTCATCAGAAAGTCTCCACGCCCCCGCAAAGGAAGGAAATACTCCATATTTGTTGTTTCCTCCAAATCTGGTAGAACCATCGGCTCTAACAGTAGCAGTAATCAAATATTTGTCTGCAATATCAAAGTTAACTCTTCCAAAATACGATTGTAGCTCATCAACTCTATAAGAAGTGTTTCCTACAATTCCTCCATTGCCAGTAGTTTGATCTACAGCAGCCAGATTGTTGATAATTACATCTAAATCATTCACTCTGAAGCCAGCTGCCTGTAGTGTTTTTGTTTCTCTTTGAAACCTCTGATATGAGTACCCTAAAACGGCATCAATAGTTAAGTTATTAGAGACTTCTCTATTATATGAAAAGTAGTTCTCCATTAAAGTGTTAATGCTAACAATATCTTCGAAGGCAGAACGGCCCTGCCCTACAATTCCTTGAACAACAAGACCTGGAGAGTATCCTGCCTTACGGGTAGAAGCAGAACGATCTCCACCTAAAACAGTATTAAAAGAAAGATCGTCAGTAATTTTAAAATCGAAGGTTACATTACCTAATGCTCTCAGGGTATTAGTAAAGTCATCACTTAGCTCTAGAAAAGCTACAGGATTTAGTTCCGTTACGCTTCTTTGGTACAATTCTCCATCCTGATAAACCGGATAAGTAGGATTCAACTTAAGAGCAGCTCCAAGTAAGTCTCCCGTTGCACCTGCATTATCTGAAATAGGTACATTATCATCGCGAATATCAGATACTGTAATTTGAGTACTAATATTTAGACGGTCGTTGATAAAATTACCAGAACCGTTAAAGCGTGCCGTCAGCCTTCTTAGTCCACTTCTCTCTACGATACCTTCCTGATCTGTATAGCCTAAAGAAAGCCTATACTGTCCCATCTCATTGCCACCACTATATGAGAGGTTATGGTTATGCGTTACTGCTGTTCTAAAAATTTCATCTTGCCAGTCTGTATCTGCACCTAAATCAAGAGTAGCTAAAGCATCGTCCCCTGGAGACAGATTGTTAATGTCAGCATATGCTTCTACAAATTCGTCTGCATTAAGTAGGTCATACTTCTTACTAATATTACTTACACCTATGTTGTAGGAGTAGTTTAACGTTCCCTCTCCATCTTTACCTTTTTTGGTAGTAATAAGTACAACACCGTTAGCACCGCGTGAACCATAAATAGCTGTAGCAGAAGCATCTTTAAGGATATCTATACTTTCTATATCGTTAGGATTTAGAAAGTTAAGCGGGTTTCTTGCCGAGGAGGTACCAAAACCTGTGTCTGCACCCCCACCGCTAATATTATCTCCTGCTAGTGGAACACCATCTACTACGAACAAAGGATTGTTGCCACTTCTTACCGAAGAGGTTCCACGAATTCTAATATTCACTCCTGCACCAGGCTCTCCGCTTGCCTGAGTGATTTGTACACCAGCAGCACGTCCCTGTATAAGTTGTTCAGGAGACACTACTACACCACCATTAAAATCTTCTGATTTCACTGAAGAAACAGCTCCGGTAGCATCTCTTTTTTCTTGAGTACCATAACCGATTACTACTACTTCGCTAAGGGATTGAATGTCTGGGGCAAGCTCAATATCTATTGTAGATCGGCCTGCTATTGTAACCTCTTCACTTATATAACCAATAGATGAAAAAACGAGCACATCGTTGCCTTCAGGTACAGTTAAACGATAGTTACCATCCATGTCAGTTACTGTACCGGTAGAGGTGCCTTTTACCAGTACATTTACTCCCGGTAATCCTCCCTCTTCAGGAGCTGTTACTCTACCGGAAACTGTGGTCTGCGCATACGTAACGCTGGCGACGCAGAGTACACCGAGCAGCGTTAGGGCATACCTAAGCTGTGTAAAAATTCTCATAAGCTGTTAATTAACTTGTGTAAATAAATGTATCCGGCTAACTCAGTTTCCGGACAAGTGTTTAATAAACTAATACGAATTTATCAAAAACTAGACAAAAATAGCTATAAATAATGAGAGAACAATAGTTTTCTGCAGGCTCATTGAAATAGTCTTAATTTACAGCTTTTGCAAAAAGAAAGTCTACTTTTTAAATAATATATAGCGTAAAGCAATTTTCATTAAAAATTTTCCCACAATACGTACTATTTGTTACACCCACCTAAAATAAGGCTTTATAATTTTTTTTATAATGAGTAAACCTCCACCAGGCCCTTAATAAGAAACACCTAGGATGGATAATTTTTATGTAATATTTTATCTAAAAATTACCATATTTCGGATAAAAAAATTTATTTTTGTGTAGCTAAATTTTCCGGGTATTATATAAATCTAGCTATACTTGCAATAAAGAGCTGTTTTAAATTTTACAAGGATTTAGAGCATATTTTACTTACATATATAAGAACATACAGCTGATTTTTAGTTAATTGTAGGTCAGCACAGTTCTGGAACTAACTAAACTATGGCTATGAAAAGTGCAATATTTTTTTCTTTAGCAGCCTGGCTTTGCTTAAGTCTTGGTGCATTTGCTCAAAATACTTACTATGTAGATGAAACAGGAGATGATAGTAGTGGCGACGGAAGCCAGGCAGCTCCCTGGAAAACTATAGCGTATGCTGTAGAACAGGCAAATGCTAATAGCACTATCAATGTATTAACAGGCACTTATAATGAAGGTCCTATTCTTATAGACAAATCTCTGACAGTTTCCGGTATAGGTCAGACTGTTACAGTAATTGCTTCATCTGCTAACCCACTTTTTAGTATAGCAGGGAACAGCATTACTATAGAAGGCCTAAACCTACAACCTGCAACCTCTAAAAGTGGCATAGCCATACTGCTTAAAAAAGTAGAGGGAGAAGCTGTTGATGGGATAAACATTGCACAGAATACTATTTCTGATTTTAATTCTGGAATTGTATTTGAAACTAATGCAGAGGTTACCAACCTTTCTATCTCCAACAATTTTATTACTAATAATACCAATGGTATAGTAGTTGAAAACCTTGTAAACCTTGATGCGCAATCCAGCATCAGTAACAATAACTTGTCTAATAATGCCAACAAGTCTCTTATCAATAATTCTACTGTTTCTGTCATAAATGCTTCAGCCAACTGGTGGGGGGAAGCAAACCTAGGAAGCAGCGTTATTAAACCTAGTGATATTGCTGATAAAGTCACGGGTATAGCTAGAATAGACTACTCTCCTTGGCTTACTAACAGCAATGATTTGGAGACCGATCAGGAAGGCTTCCAAGGGTCTTTTATCAGTCTGGGTACTGTTAAAACTAATGTTAGCACAAATGCCCTTCAAGAAGCTTATGATATTCTGGAAACCAACCCTTTTGTAGAAAGCCAAATACAGCTACACCCCGCTGTTTTGGGTACAAGCTCAGCTATTTACAATGATTTCATAGTTGACACTAAAGCTTTTGTATTGAAAGCTCCTTCTGGAATACCATACATAAATAAAATAACTACTAATGGTAGCAAACTAAAGGTTGAGAACACTGTAAAGGTTAATGACCTTGACCTTCAAGAAGGTAATATTGAAGTGCTTGGTCAGATCACAACAAATAAAGATGCTACTTTTAGTGAAAGTGCAAATGCTTATATAACCGGAAATATAGTTCTAGAACCATTTAGCTTAGCTGCAGACGAATCATTTAATTTTTTAGGGGTAGCTATCTCTCCATCAGAAGGCGCAGATCCACTTAATCAATTAACCATTAGAAGGACAACAGGAGAACCTGTTACATTAAATGATAACAAGTCTATTAGTGTAAAATGGGATATCAGCGTAAACAATGGTGAGTTTTCGCCTAGAGACTTAACATTTACATGGAATACTCTTTATGATAATAGCTTAGACTTCGAGGTTGCTAACGCTGTAGTCTGGAAAAGAGAGGACGAAAGTAGTTCGTGGGAAGCAGTAACCCAAGATTTGGCAACTGTTGATAACAATATCAGATCTATCAGTGTAGCGAATGTTACATCTTTTTCGCAATGGACAGTTTCTAATGAGACCAATCCCCTTCCTGTAGAACTTACGCGTTTTTCTGCTTTTTTATCAGAGCCACACGTTGAGTTGCAGTGGGAGACTGCTTCAGAAATTAATTCAAACTTCTTTGCTATAGAGCGTAGCGAAGATGGTAAAACTTTTGCCCAAATTGGTAAACTTAAAGCAGCAGGCAAGTCTGATACTCCTTTACAATATAACTACATAGACGAGCAGGCTGCCAATCGCCTGTCTGGCTCAGTGTTTTATCGCCTACGTACTGTAGATTTTGACGGTTCATTTGAGTACTCTGATATTACTGTGGTTAATATTAATGGGGATGACCTGCCCATGATTACCGCCTATGCGCATGCTAGCCAAAGCCACCTCAAACTTTTTACTCGTGCTATAGAGGCTGGCGATTATCAGCTCTGGATATCTGACCTGAGCGGACGCAAAGTCTATGAGCAGAATGTACAGCTTGATGCTAAAGAAGTTTACGAAATTAATGTAGGGCAGCTTCCTCAGTCTGTATACCTGATCCGCTGCGTGGGTAAAGAGCTGGCACTCTCTAGTAAATTTAGGGTGGAAGCCGGAAATTAAACGCTCTTCATCCTGATTTTGAGGCCGTAAAGATTGGAATCCAAGTGCTAAACATCTAATTTTGCGCCTTGAATCAGAAAGTTCATCTAACCTTATATTGAATAATGGCAAATAAAGGAAAAGTCGTACAGGTAATTGGTCCTGTAGTAGACATTAGCTTTGAAGGAGAAAACTCTAAGCTGCCTAATATCCTGGACGCGCTTATCATTAATCGCCCGGATGGTTCTAAGCTGGTATTAGAAACTCAACAGCACCTGGGTGAAGATAGAGTTCGTACCATTTCTATGGAAGGTACTGAGGGTCTGGTAAGAGGAATGGAAGTTATAGATACCGGAGAACCTATTAAAATGCCTACTTCTGAGGAAGTGCGCGGAAGGCTATTTAACGTAGTAGGTGAAGCTATTGACGGACTAAAACAGCCTGAGTTTGGTACAGGGCGTTCTATCCACAATACTCCCCCTAAATTTGAAGATCTAACTACTTCTGAAGAAATACTTTTTACGGGTATCAAAGTAATTGACCTGCTAGAGCCTTACGCTAAAGGTGGTAAAGTTGGTTTGTTTGGTGGTGCCGGTGTTGGTAAAACTGTACTGATTCAGGAGCTTATAAACAATATTGCTAAAGCTTACTCAGGATTCTCAGTATTTGCTGGTGTAGGAGAGAGAACTCGTGAAGGGAATGACCTTCTACGTGAATTTATCGAAGCTGATATTATTAAATACGGCCATGAGTTCAAAGAGTCTATGGAAGCTGGCGGCTGGGATTTGAGCAAAGTAAACCTTGAGGAGCTAAAAGAATCTCAGGCTACGCTAATCTTTGGTCAGATGAACGAGCCTCCCGGAGCACGTGCCCGTGTGGCCCTTTCTGGTCTTTCAGTGGCTGAGTACTTCCGCGATGGTGCCGGCTCCGATCAGGGAAGTGATATTCTTTTCTTTATTGATAACATTTTCCGTTTTACTCAGGCAGGGTCTGAGGTGTCTGCACTTCTTGGACGTATGCCATCAGCGGTAGGTTACCAGCCTACACTTGCTACTGAGATGGGAGCGATGCAGGAAAGAATTACTTCTACAAAGCGTGGATCTATTACTTCCGTACAGGCCGTTTATGTACCTGCGGATGACCTTAC
This window of the Porifericola rhodea genome carries:
- a CDS encoding SusC/RagA family TonB-linked outer membrane protein; protein product: MRIFTQLRYALTLLGVLCVASVTYAQTTVSGRVTAPEEGGLPGVNVLVKGTSTGTVTDMDGNYRLTVPEGNDVLVFSSIGYISEEVTIAGRSTIDIELAPDIQSLSEVVVIGYGTQEKRDATGAVSSVKSEDFNGGVVVSPEQLIQGRAAGVQITQASGEPGAGVNIRIRGTSSVRSGNNPLFVVDGVPLAGDNISGGGADTGFGTSSARNPLNFLNPNDIESIDILKDASATAIYGSRGANGVVLITTKKGKDGEGTLNYSYNIGVSNISKKYDLLNADEFVEAYADINNLSPGDDALATLDLGADTDWQDEIFRTAVTHNHNLSYSGGNEMGQYRLSLGYTDQEGIVERSGLRRLTARFNGSGNFINDRLNISTQITVSDIRDDNVPISDNAGATGDLLGAALKLNPTYPVYQDGELYQRSVTELNPVAFLELSDDFTNTLRALGNVTFDFKITDDLSFNTVLGGDRSASTRKAGYSPGLVVQGIVGQGRSAFEDIVSINTLMENYFSYNREVSNNLTIDAVLGYSYQRFQRETKTLQAAGFRVNDLDVIINNLAAVDQTTGNGGIVGNTSYRVDELQSYFGRVNFDIADKYLITATVRADGSTRFGGNNKYGVFPSFAGAWRLSDELFVPEAFSDLKLRAGYGITGNQEIPSNLYTNRQRYSGEGLNVSPTGVTINNSSRSTVAFPNPDLKWESTSQINVGLDWGFINNRLRGSIDYYKKNTNDLLFQVFSAQPAPQEFIWRNLDADIINEGVEFTVDADIVDQNNFSWSLSANASFNDNRVENFASLVNTGAISGQGLSGAFAQRIAEGQPLFAYYLRPFSGFDDAGQSIYPEGDVQQFVGRAPLPKATTGFTNNFKYGNFDLNIFFAGQFGQYVYNNTQNAYFTAGALGGGNNVTKDVIGNGESRANAPEVSTRFLEDASFVRLQNMTLGYNFNVDNVEFLSGVRAYVTGQNLFVITDYSGQDPEVNVNKALNDIPSFGIDYTPYPQARTFLLGLNVTF
- a CDS encoding DUF1565 domain-containing protein; amino-acid sequence: MKSAIFFSLAAWLCLSLGAFAQNTYYVDETGDDSSGDGSQAAPWKTIAYAVEQANANSTINVLTGTYNEGPILIDKSLTVSGIGQTVTVIASSANPLFSIAGNSITIEGLNLQPATSKSGIAILLKKVEGEAVDGINIAQNTISDFNSGIVFETNAEVTNLSISNNFITNNTNGIVVENLVNLDAQSSISNNNLSNNANKSLINNSTVSVINASANWWGEANLGSSVIKPSDIADKVTGIARIDYSPWLTNSNDLETDQEGFQGSFISLGTVKTNVSTNALQEAYDILETNPFVESQIQLHPAVLGTSSAIYNDFIVDTKAFVLKAPSGIPYINKITTNGSKLKVENTVKVNDLDLQEGNIEVLGQITTNKDATFSESANAYITGNIVLEPFSLAADESFNFLGVAISPSEGADPLNQLTIRRTTGEPVTLNDNKSISVKWDISVNNGEFSPRDLTFTWNTLYDNSLDFEVANAVVWKREDESSSWEAVTQDLATVDNNIRSISVANVTSFSQWTVSNETNPLPVELTRFSAFLSEPHVELQWETASEINSNFFAIERSEDGKTFAQIGKLKAAGKSDTPLQYNYIDEQAANRLSGSVFYRLRTVDFDGSFEYSDITVVNINGDDLPMITAYAHASQSHLKLFTRAIEAGDYQLWISDLSGRKVYEQNVQLDAKEVYEINVGQLPQSVYLIRCVGKELALSSKFRVEAGN
- the atpD gene encoding F0F1 ATP synthase subunit beta translates to MANKGKVVQVIGPVVDISFEGENSKLPNILDALIINRPDGSKLVLETQQHLGEDRVRTISMEGTEGLVRGMEVIDTGEPIKMPTSEEVRGRLFNVVGEAIDGLKQPEFGTGRSIHNTPPKFEDLTTSEEILFTGIKVIDLLEPYAKGGKVGLFGGAGVGKTVLIQELINNIAKAYSGFSVFAGVGERTREGNDLLREFIEADIIKYGHEFKESMEAGGWDLSKVNLEELKESQATLIFGQMNEPPGARARVALSGLSVAEYFRDGAGSDQGSDILFFIDNIFRFTQAGSEVSALLGRMPSAVGYQPTLATEMGAMQERITSTKRGSITSVQAVYVPADDLTDPAPATTFAHLDATTVLSRKISELGIYPAVDPLDSTSRILSAEIVGEEHYNTAQRVKEILQRYNELQDIIAILGMDELSEEDKQVVHRARRVQRFLSQPFFVATQFTGIPGELVDIKDTIKGFNMIIDGQLDHLPEPAFNLKGTIEQVIEAGEKMLAEAK